Sequence from the Maribellus comscasis genome:
TACGAACATGAAAATAAAGGTAATCGTAAATTTATTACAGCCGGTGCAGGTTTAAAAATGAATGTTTTTGCACTCGATTTTTCGTACCTTATTCCGACACAAAGAAACCATCCTCTGGAGAATACGCTGCGTTTTTCACTCACTTTTGATGTTGATGCGTTTGGAAATCAGCGATAGATAACTTATGAGTTTTCGTATTGGACAAGGATATGACGTACACTGCCTTGCCAAAGGAGAAACCTTATGGCTTGGCGGTATTTTAATTCCACACGATAAAGGTACGGTAGCGCATTCCGATGGCGATGTGCTAATTCATGCCATTTGTGATGCGATGCTCGGTGCACTTAAGTTGCGTGATATTGGAACAAATTTTCCTGACACCTCAAACGAGTTCAAAAATATAGACAGTAAAATCCTTTTAAAAAAGTCTTATGATTTGGTAAAGGGAAAGGGATTCGAAATTGTAAATATTGATGCCACAATAAGTGCTCAAAAGCCAAAACTGAAATCATTTATTCCTGATATGGAAAAAACCATGGCTCAGGTTCT
This genomic interval carries:
- the ispF gene encoding 2-C-methyl-D-erythritol 2,4-cyclodiphosphate synthase; this translates as MSFRIGQGYDVHCLAKGETLWLGGILIPHDKGTVAHSDGDVLIHAICDAMLGALKLRDIGTNFPDTSNEFKNIDSKILLKKSYDLVKGKGFEIVNIDATISAQKPKLKSFIPDMEKTMAQVLEIDEEQISVKATTTEKLGFEGREEGISSSAVVLVKKSDSGK